In the Pseudonocardia cypriaca genome, one interval contains:
- a CDS encoding ornithine cyclodeaminase family protein yields the protein MVLVLTGAQVEELLDLDELIDALAAAMADLSAGRASAPDRIAAVVPERDGILATMPGYVPSAGALTAKLVTLYPRNAGTDLPTHQAVILACDPDTGRPAALLDGTVITAARTGAASALSARLLARPGAEVLAILGTGVQARSHARAMCRVRPIREIRVAGREPARSAALAAELAEELAVPAVGAASYAEALDGADIACATTHPAQPAEPVVRWEWLTPGVHVTSVGFGGREVDDETVAGALVCVESRRAALAPYPSEAADLHEPIRAGLITADHLHAELGELVAGTRPGRTADDQVTLYKSVGVAVQDAAATALVLRAARARGIGTDVPL from the coding sequence GTGGTGCTCGTGCTCACCGGCGCCCAGGTGGAGGAGCTGCTCGACCTCGACGAGCTGATCGACGCCCTCGCCGCGGCCATGGCCGACCTCAGTGCCGGGCGGGCGTCGGCACCGGACCGCATCGCGGCCGTCGTCCCCGAGCGCGACGGCATCCTCGCGACGATGCCGGGCTACGTGCCGTCGGCCGGGGCGCTGACGGCCAAGCTGGTGACGCTCTACCCCCGCAACGCGGGCACGGACCTGCCCACCCACCAGGCCGTGATCCTCGCCTGCGACCCCGACACCGGCCGCCCGGCCGCGCTGCTGGACGGCACCGTGATCACCGCGGCCCGCACCGGAGCGGCCTCGGCGCTGTCGGCGCGGCTGCTCGCCCGTCCCGGCGCCGAGGTGCTCGCGATCCTCGGTACCGGCGTGCAGGCGCGGTCGCACGCGCGGGCGATGTGCCGGGTCCGGCCGATCCGCGAGATCCGGGTGGCCGGGCGCGAGCCGGCCAGGTCGGCCGCCCTGGCCGCCGAGCTCGCCGAGGAGCTCGCGGTGCCCGCCGTCGGGGCCGCGTCCTACGCCGAGGCGCTCGACGGCGCCGACATCGCCTGCGCCACCACGCACCCGGCGCAGCCTGCGGAACCGGTGGTCCGGTGGGAGTGGCTCACGCCGGGCGTGCACGTCACATCGGTCGGGTTCGGCGGCCGCGAGGTCGACGACGAGACGGTGGCCGGCGCGCTGGTCTGCGTCGAGTCCCGGCGCGCCGCGCTGGCCCCGTACCCCTCGGAGGCCGCCGACCTGCACGAACCGATCCGCGCCGGCCTCATCACGGCCGACCACCTGCACGCCGAGCTCGGTGAGCTGGTCGCCGGCACGCGGCCCGGCCGCACCGCCGACGACCAGGTCACCCTCTACAAGTCCGTCGGCGTCGCCGTGCAGGACGCCGCAGCGACGGCTCTGGTGCTGCGGGCCGCCCGCGCCCGCGGGATCGGGACGGACGTTCCGCTGTGA
- a CDS encoding PIN domain-containing protein — MINDDERIALFLDYENLAIGARDGLGVVPFDFGPVADALAERGRVVARRAYADWSAFDEDRRLLTRAQVELIEIPQRVGGSRKNAADIKMAVDAIELAFARGFITTFAIGTGDSDFTPLVHKLRELDKRVIGIGVQSSTSALLPPACDEFLFYDRLPGVEPGQPVRRGRARSRPQVAALEPLVEEAAPAEGPTAAEESAQTDDGDPAQLVTRTLAGLQRHADGPVLASRLKRAVLRKDPTFDEADHGFRGFGELLRHLESEHVLQLRAGSAQGDPEVSFPEDGSEVDEAFALLVDVVRQLQASGSRPQLSGLKDQLRKRRPDFSEKRYGFNTFLSFAKAARARNLIGMEWDEDTSSYLLHVPA; from the coding sequence GTGATCAACGACGACGAACGCATCGCCCTGTTCCTCGACTACGAGAACCTGGCGATCGGGGCGCGCGACGGGCTCGGGGTGGTCCCGTTCGACTTCGGCCCGGTGGCCGACGCGCTCGCCGAACGCGGGCGGGTGGTCGCGCGGCGGGCCTACGCCGACTGGTCCGCCTTCGACGAGGACCGCAGGCTGCTGACCAGGGCGCAGGTGGAGCTGATCGAGATCCCGCAGCGCGTCGGTGGCTCCCGCAAGAACGCCGCCGACATCAAGATGGCGGTCGACGCGATCGAGCTCGCCTTCGCACGCGGGTTCATCACCACGTTCGCGATCGGCACCGGCGACTCCGACTTCACGCCGCTGGTCCACAAGCTGCGCGAGCTGGACAAGCGGGTGATCGGGATCGGCGTGCAGTCCTCGACGTCGGCGCTGCTGCCGCCCGCCTGCGACGAGTTCCTGTTCTACGACCGCCTGCCCGGTGTCGAGCCGGGGCAGCCGGTCCGCCGCGGCCGCGCCCGGTCCCGTCCGCAGGTGGCGGCCCTCGAGCCGCTGGTCGAGGAGGCCGCTCCCGCCGAAGGGCCCACGGCGGCCGAGGAGTCGGCGCAGACCGATGACGGGGACCCGGCACAGCTCGTCACCCGCACCCTCGCCGGCCTGCAGCGCCACGCCGACGGACCGGTGCTCGCCTCCCGGCTCAAGCGCGCCGTCCTGCGCAAGGACCCCACGTTCGACGAGGCCGACCACGGCTTCCGCGGGTTCGGCGAGCTACTGCGCCACCTGGAGAGCGAGCACGTCCTCCAGCTACGGGCCGGGTCGGCGCAGGGCGACCCCGAGGTGAGCTTCCCCGAGGACGGCTCTGAGGTCGACGAGGCGTTCGCACTGCTCGTCGACGTCGTCCGGCAGCTCCAGGCGTCCGGGTCGCGGCCCCAGCTCAGCGGGCTCAAGGACCAGCTGCGCAAGCGGCGACCGGACTTCAGCGAGAAGCGCTACGGCTTCAACACGTTCCTGTCCTTCGCCAAGGCCGCCCGCGCCCGCAACCTGATCGGCATGGAGTGGGACGAGGACACGAGCAGCTACCTGCTGCACGTGCCGGCGTGA
- a CDS encoding class I SAM-dependent methyltransferase — protein MTSTISIDPSNAAQLQAWDGTEGDYWAANAARFERSLAGYDDPLFAAAAVRPGHHVLDVGCGTGSTTREAARRAHPGTATGIDLSTAMIAVARARAGGARYLQGDAQVFPWPAAAFDVVISRTGAMFFGDPDAAFANLARATRPGGRLVLLVWQALEHNPWLVTIMTALAAGRDLPRPPDGAPGPFALADPDRVRRLLTGAGYSRVELADVRAPLNFGPDPDAAAALLAGLMDWLIAELDPPARARALTTLRTALAARRTERGVELGSAAWLVTATRP, from the coding sequence ATGACTTCCACCATCTCCATCGACCCGTCGAACGCCGCGCAGCTGCAGGCGTGGGACGGCACCGAGGGCGACTACTGGGCCGCCAACGCCGCCCGCTTCGAGCGGTCGCTCGCCGGCTACGACGACCCGCTGTTCGCCGCGGCGGCCGTCCGGCCGGGCCACCACGTGCTCGACGTCGGCTGCGGCACCGGCTCCACCACCCGGGAGGCCGCGCGGCGGGCGCATCCCGGCACCGCGACCGGCATCGACCTGTCCACCGCCATGATCGCGGTCGCCCGCGCCCGCGCCGGGGGCGCCCGCTACCTGCAGGGCGACGCGCAGGTGTTCCCGTGGCCGGCTGCCGCCTTCGACGTGGTGATCAGCCGTACCGGCGCGATGTTCTTCGGCGACCCGGACGCCGCGTTCGCGAACCTGGCCCGCGCGACCCGTCCCGGTGGCCGTTTGGTGCTGCTCGTCTGGCAGGCCCTCGAGCACAACCCGTGGCTGGTCACGATCATGACCGCGCTCGCGGCCGGACGTGATCTGCCCCGGCCGCCGGACGGCGCCCCGGGCCCGTTCGCGCTGGCCGACCCGGACCGGGTGCGCCGCCTCCTGACCGGTGCCGGGTACTCCCGCGTCGAGCTCGCGGACGTGCGGGCACCCCTGAACTTCGGCCCCGACCCGGACGCGGCCGCCGCCCTGCTCGCCGGGCTCATGGACTGGCTGATCGCCGAGCTCGACCCGCCCGCTCGCGCCCGTGCGCTCACCACCCTGCGCACGGCGTTGGCCGCGCGGCGGACCGAGCGCGGTGTGGAGCTGGGCTCGGCGGCCTGGCTGGTGACGGCGACCCGGCCGTGA
- a CDS encoding questin oxidase family protein, protein MSDVLDETYQRLHRTGPEFVGWLSNHGPMAADALIRLGRGAEVERWVEEYAQRLDAEPAARWPIREEEWREPLGDPVRLGDWCALFTAQVHREPWTDVLTRWWPRLLPGAVAASTHGLIRTGHAVRALRERETPQRLDELAAALGYWAARWQPLPGQRPPAGTADVASALAALPAVDAAGGARTRIARLGETPAWPVSLGRLRPVQEAAAVPEALDALVDAAVTGYGRWAHGNPVMLVHAATAPRAAALVLPALPVQLWRATYETAWAVSAAITSAYRPRDAGVAEPTPLDVDEVVDRAVATRDEHAIKFVEVARESHDRGNPHALAAGERAADLLLPS, encoded by the coding sequence ATGAGCGATGTGTTGGACGAGACCTACCAGCGGCTGCACCGCACCGGCCCGGAGTTCGTCGGATGGCTGAGCAACCACGGCCCGATGGCGGCGGACGCCCTGATCCGCCTCGGCCGCGGCGCGGAGGTCGAGCGCTGGGTCGAGGAGTACGCGCAGCGGCTGGACGCCGAGCCAGCGGCCCGCTGGCCGATCCGCGAGGAGGAGTGGCGCGAACCGCTCGGCGACCCGGTGCGCCTCGGTGACTGGTGCGCCCTGTTCACCGCCCAGGTGCACCGGGAACCGTGGACCGACGTGCTGACCCGCTGGTGGCCGCGGCTGCTCCCGGGGGCGGTCGCCGCCTCGACGCACGGGTTGATCCGCACCGGGCACGCGGTGCGCGCGCTGCGAGAGCGGGAGACGCCGCAGCGGCTCGACGAGCTCGCGGCGGCCCTTGGCTACTGGGCCGCGCGCTGGCAGCCGCTGCCCGGCCAGCGGCCGCCCGCCGGCACGGCCGACGTCGCGAGCGCGCTCGCCGCGCTGCCCGCGGTGGACGCCGCAGGAGGCGCGCGCACCCGGATCGCGCGGCTCGGCGAGACGCCCGCGTGGCCGGTCTCGCTCGGCAGGCTCCGCCCCGTGCAGGAGGCGGCGGCCGTTCCCGAGGCGCTCGACGCGCTGGTCGACGCGGCCGTCACCGGCTACGGCCGCTGGGCGCACGGCAACCCGGTGATGCTCGTGCACGCGGCCACCGCACCCCGCGCCGCCGCCCTCGTGCTCCCCGCGCTCCCGGTGCAGCTGTGGCGCGCGACGTACGAGACGGCGTGGGCGGTCTCGGCCGCGATCACCAGCGCGTACCGTCCGCGGGACGCGGGCGTCGCCGAGCCCACCCCGCTCGACGTCGACGAGGTCGTCGACCGGGCCGTCGCCACCCGCGACGAGCACGCGATCAAGTTCGTAGAGGTGGCGCGCGAGTCGCACGACCGGGGCAACCCGCACGCGCTCGCGGCCGGTGAGCGCGCGGCGGACCTGCTCCTGCCAAGCTGA
- the paaK gene encoding phenylacetate--CoA ligase PaaK, protein MSVDELRALQLERLHWTLRHAYDNVPFYRAKFDAAGVHPDDCKELGDLAKFPTTSKADLRDNYPFGMFAVPQDQVRRIHASSGTTGKPTVVGYTERDIDNWATLMARSIRAAGGRPGHKVHVAYGYGLFTGGLGAHYGAEKLGATVIPVSGGMTPRQVQLIQDFRPEIIMVTPSYMLTIIDEFEKQGIDPASSSLRVGIFGAEPWTEQMRVEIENRTDMHAVDIYGLSEVMGPGVSQECVETKDGLHIWEDAFYPEVIDPIDGVPMREGEEGELLFTSLTKEALPIIRYRTRDLTRLLPGTARPAMRRMQKITGRSDDMIILRGVNVFPTQIEEIVLRTQGLAPHFQLVLTTEGRLDALTVRVEARPDCPPERRTAAAESLVTAVKDTVGVSVGCEVVDPETLERSVGKLQRLKDQRKREA, encoded by the coding sequence ATGTCCGTGGACGAGCTGCGGGCCCTGCAGCTGGAACGGCTGCACTGGACGCTGCGGCACGCCTACGACAACGTGCCGTTCTACCGGGCGAAGTTCGACGCGGCCGGGGTGCACCCCGACGACTGCAAGGAGCTCGGCGACCTCGCGAAGTTCCCCACCACGTCGAAGGCCGACCTGCGCGACAACTACCCGTTCGGGATGTTCGCGGTGCCCCAGGACCAGGTGCGCCGCATCCACGCCTCTTCGGGCACCACCGGCAAGCCCACCGTGGTGGGCTACACCGAGCGCGACATCGACAACTGGGCCACCCTCATGGCCCGCTCGATCCGCGCGGCGGGCGGGCGGCCCGGCCACAAGGTGCACGTGGCGTACGGGTACGGCCTGTTCACCGGCGGCCTCGGCGCGCACTACGGGGCGGAGAAGCTGGGGGCCACGGTCATCCCGGTGTCCGGCGGCATGACCCCGCGGCAGGTCCAGCTGATCCAGGACTTCCGGCCCGAGATCATCATGGTCACGCCCTCGTACATGCTCACGATCATCGACGAGTTCGAGAAGCAGGGCATCGACCCGGCCTCCTCCTCGCTGCGGGTCGGGATCTTCGGCGCGGAGCCGTGGACCGAGCAGATGCGCGTCGAGATCGAGAACCGCACGGACATGCACGCCGTCGACATCTACGGGTTGTCGGAGGTGATGGGCCCCGGCGTCTCCCAGGAGTGCGTGGAGACCAAGGACGGGCTGCACATCTGGGAGGACGCCTTCTACCCCGAGGTGATCGACCCCATCGACGGCGTGCCGATGCGGGAGGGCGAGGAGGGCGAGCTGCTGTTCACCTCGCTCACCAAGGAGGCGCTGCCGATCATCCGCTACCGCACCCGCGACCTCACCCGGCTGCTGCCGGGCACCGCGCGGCCTGCGATGCGGCGGATGCAGAAGATCACCGGCCGCAGCGACGACATGATCATCCTGCGCGGGGTGAACGTCTTCCCCACCCAGATCGAGGAGATCGTCCTGCGCACGCAGGGGCTCGCGCCGCACTTCCAGCTCGTCCTCACCACCGAGGGCCGCCTCGACGCCCTCACCGTGCGCGTCGAGGCCCGGCCGGACTGCCCGCCGGAGCGGCGCACGGCCGCGGCCGAGAGCCTCGTCACCGCCGTCAAGGACACGGTCGGGGTGAGCGTCGGCTGCGAGGTCGTGGACCCCGAGACGCTCGAACGATCGGTTGGCAAGCTGCAGCGGCTCAAGGACCAGCGCAAACGGGAGGCTTGA
- the trxA gene encoding thioredoxin, which produces MATIELTTENFNDVVGADGTVLVDFWASWCGPCRQFAPVFEQASETHKDITFGKVDTEAQVPLAEAFGISSIPTLMAVRDGVVLYAQPGALPAAALEDLIGQVRAVDMDEVRREVAQQDAAQQETAQQD; this is translated from the coding sequence ATGGCAACAATCGAGCTGACCACCGAGAACTTCAACGACGTGGTGGGTGCCGACGGCACCGTGCTCGTCGACTTCTGGGCGTCCTGGTGCGGGCCGTGCCGCCAGTTCGCTCCGGTGTTCGAGCAGGCGTCGGAGACCCACAAGGACATCACCTTCGGCAAGGTCGACACCGAGGCGCAGGTCCCGCTCGCGGAGGCGTTCGGGATCTCGTCGATCCCGACGCTGATGGCGGTGCGGGACGGGGTCGTGCTCTACGCGCAGCCCGGGGCGCTGCCCGCCGCGGCGCTGGAGGACCTCATCGGCCAGGTCCGCGCCGTCGACATGGACGAGGTGCGGCGCGAGGTCGCCCAGCAGGATGCGGCCCAGCAGGAAACGGCCCAGCAGGACTGA